The Candidatus Fukatsuia endosymbiont of Tuberolachnus salignus nucleotide sequence TGATACGTTCTAGCATAAAAAAACCTCATGAAAAGTCATAAGTTATCAAGGCTACTGCACGCCAGGCGCCTTGACTTTGCATAACGAACTACGGTTTTGCAAGAAGTCTACTATTGTAAACTGCTAATTATAAATATCAGTCATCAAAAAATGATTTTCGGGGCTTCATCTGTTCCAAGCTTTCCAAGATACGATGATAGTTATCAAAACGTTGTTCAGCAATATCACCACGCTCAACAGCATCACGTAATGCACAGTCGGGATCGTTGAGATGACGGCAATCACGGAATTTACAGTGTCCCAAATAGTCACGAAATTCGATAAACCCTTGAGTCACTTGTTGTGGTGTTAAGTGCCAAAGACCGAATTCACGCACGCCAGGCGAATCAACCAAATCACCACCCTGTTGAAAATGATACAAACGGGACACCGTAGTAGTGTGTTGGCCCAGATTCGAGTTATCTGAAATCGTGTTAACAAGAATTTGTTTTTCAGTGGCAGGTAATAAGGCATTTAATAGACTGGATTTACCGACTCCTGATTGACCAGCAAAAATACTGATGCGCCCAGTCAATACTTGAGCAAAAGCCTTCATTCCTTCTCCGCTGAGACTGGAAACTTTAAATACAGGGTAATTCATATGTTGGTAGATAGCCATCATGCCATCAACCCATTTATGACCAGCGTCATCCAGTAAATCAATCTTATTTAACAGGATTAATGGCTTTATCTTCAAGGTTTCACAGACTACCAGGTAGCGATCGATAATATTAAGCGATAACTCGGGCAAGATGGCAGAGACAACAATAATTTGGTCAATATTAGCGGCGATAGGTTTCACACCATCATAAAGGTCAGGGCGCGTTAAAACAGAAGTGCGTGGATGAATGGCGTCGACAATACCTTTTACCTTGATTCCTTCCTGCCGCTCAATACCTGGGCGCCACACTACACGATCACCGGTCACCAGAGAAGAAAGAGTGCGACGAATATTGCAACGGTGCTGCACCCCATCGCTGGCCTCTACATCAGCATGCTGACCAAAGCGACTGATGACGATACCTTGTTGCGCCTCACCGAAGGATGAGTCATCGGGTGATAAGTTATCCGTACGTAATCGGCGCTGATGGTTTGCCTGTACTCGACGTTGTTGGCCTTTGGACAGTTTATTTTTGCTCACTGTACCTCACTTAATTCTACATTTGTCGCTTAGGAAGCCTTAAAAGGCTATGATACACATTATTCTATCAATTAACTCTTTGTTTAACCTTCTGGTGGTTGTTTGATCTGAGCATCGCTCAAGAAGATTTGGAACAGGTTCTTACATTTATGCAGGTAGAAATTATTATGGCAGAAAATGAAAACCGTCTAATCTGGATAGATTTGGAAATGACGGGTCTTGATCCACAGAAAGATCGCATCATCGAGATCGCCACCCTCGTGACCGATGCCAACCTGAGTATTCTTGCCAAGGGGCCGGAACTGGTGGTACACCAATCTGACGATCAACTTGCTCTGATGGACGAGTGGAATGTTAAAACTCACACCGAAAGCGGCTTGTTTAAACGGGTAAGAGAAAGCACGGTTACAGAGAGTCAAGCTGAATTACGGACGATTGCATTTTTAGAAGAATGGGTACCCAAGGGGAAATCACCGATTTGTGGTAATAGTGTGGGACAGGATCGCCGTTTTCTTTTCCGCTATATGCCGATTTTGGAAGCTTACTTCCACTATCGCTATCTGGATGTCAGTACCTTGAAAGAGCTAGCTCGTCGTTGGCAGCCTGAAATACTTGAAGGCTTTACAAAAAAAAATAACCATCGAGCATTGGAGGATATCTGTGATTCAGTCGCTGAATTAGCTTATTACCGTGAACATTTTATCCGCTAATTATCACGTATATTACAGGACAAAAACGTTGGCTTATGTGTTTGGTCGTCCGCTCTTTCAGATAAGCTCAACCTCATGACAAGGCAGTCAAAATGTATCTAAAAAGAGATATTTTCCTAGATAAAACTCAAAAAAAAGATGATGTAACACCCTCTCCCATTGTCATAAGACGGTGCCGCCTTATGGACGCAGTACTGTTTACTTTTTGATTCATCAAAATTAGCGATATGTCCGACGGATAGAGAAGAAACGACAACACCATCGTCTGAGTCTGCCATAAAAAAACAGCTTAAAAATTGGGATAGCAATTTGGATGAAAGAGTATTGGAGCAGATGTATACCCGTGATCAATGAAGATGCTTGATTTTGAAGTCGATAAGGATCATGCTCATAGCCATGAAAATAGAGCTGACTGCTGACCAGAAAATTACCCTCGAAGCCCAACATCGTCAAAGCCATGACCGCCGTGTCTGTGACAGGATCCGGTGTGTTTTGTTGTCCGCAGACGGCTGGACTCCCCCTATGATTGCTCACTCACAGCTCATTAATGAAACCACGGTGCGGCGCCACCTTACAGACTATCATAAACTCAACAAGCTCAAGCCTGAAAATGGCGGCTCCGATGGCTATCTCAATGCGGAACAGACCACGTCGCTGGTTGAACATCTCACCCAGCCGCTCTACCACCACAATCACCAAATTGTGGCCTATATCGCTGGACGCTGGAACATCACCTTTACCGTATCAGGTCTGTATAAAGGGTTGAAGCAGCAGGGCTTTAGCTATAAAAAGCCGAAAGGTGTTCCGCATAAATTTGCCGTTGAGAAACAGCAGCAATTTATAAAGACCTACAGCGAATTGAAAGACGCCGCGGGTAATGACCCCATACTGTTTATTGATGCCGTTCATCCGACACAAACCACCAAAATAAGCTACGGCTGGATACGAAAAGGCCAGGATAAAACGATAGAGACCACCGGGAGCAGAACGCGGTTGAATATCATGGGAGCCTTGAACATCCAGAATGTGGCTAACCCCATAATCCGTGATGATGAGACGATTAACAGCGAAAATGTGGTTCACTTCCTGTCTGCCATTCGCGCGCATTATCCCATCACGACAACGGCACATGTGATCCTCGAGGGTGCAGGCTATCACCGTTCACAGCTTGTGCAAGACGCCGCGCTTACGTTGAATATCCAGCTTCATTACCTTCCGCCGTATAGCCCGAATCTAAACCCGATAGAGCGATTGTGGAAGGTGATGAATGAGCAAACACGAAACAATAGATATTACCCATCTAAACAGAGTTTTAAGAACGATATCTTAAACTTCTTTGAGGTGAAGCTACCACAAATGGCAAGTTCTCTGGTATCTCGCTTAAACGATAATTGCCAGGCGCTAAATCCTGCATCTTGATTTCACTTGGGTATATATGCGGCTCCACTCGATTTTTTTCGAGTGGTTTTTTACGGCTTATTTCCACCAAGGCTGGCTCACCTCCCTGCTCATACAGCTTTTTAAAACGGTAATAACTGTCTCTGCTGTAGCCCATGACTTTACACGCTGACTGAACATTACACAGCTGTTTTGCCAGGTCAAGTAAGCCGAGTTTCGGTTTGATTATTTTTGCTGTTTGATTCATTTCTAACACGCCTTCATTTCATATTAAATATATTGAAATGTCAGATTAAATTCAAACTTTTACACTGCTATATCGTCCAGCTATATCGTCCAGCTATATCGGCGAGCACAGGAGATTTCGGATAGGCTCTAAGTAATCGGATAGGATGGAACATGCACATATTGTCTGTTGATTGTTCAAATGAAATATAAGTTGGGAAAAATTGTTTGACTTATAAGTGTGGGAAAGTAATATGTGCGCCACGCGGTGCCTATAAGCCTCTCGAGGAGATTAGGTGCAATTCGAAAGAAGCGTAGGTGAGGTGGCCGAGAGGCTGAAGGCGCTCCCCTGCTAAGGGAGTATATGGTTAAGAGCCGTATCGAGGGTTCGAATCCCTCCCTCACCGCCATGTAGTTTATGCATCCATAGCTCAGCTGGATAGAGTACTCGGCTACGAACCGAGCGGTCGGAGGTTCGAATCCTTCTGGATGCACCAAATTCAATGTCAGTGAGTATTAGCAACTGACTGTAATTTGTAGTAGTTCAAACTTAACCTGACAGACACAAGCTAAGCCATCTAATTTGTCAGAGTAGTCTGACTGTGCGATGGTTCAAATAAATTACCGAGTTGTTTTTCTTTTACTAACTCTTTTGATGCAATCCAAGTTTCCCAGGGGGTTTTGCCATAACAATACCAGCCTGAATGAGGTCGCTCTCTGTTGTAGAATGCGAGCCATTTATCGATGTCTTGCTGAATGTCTTCCAATGATGAATAAATTTTACGCCGAAACATCACGTCATAGCCTTCATTTTTCATCGTCTTATGAAACCGCTCACAGATACCATTAGTCTGCGGGCTGTATGCCTTGGTCCGCGTATGCTCGATATCTTCTAGCTCCAGGTAAAGCTGATACGCATGGGTTTCCTTTTTCCCCGAGTATTCTGACCCTCTGTCGGTCAGGATACGCAATAAGGGAACCGCTTGCTCATCATATAATGGCAGCACCTGATCGTTTAACATATCTGCGGCAACCAAGGCATTTTTCTCTGTATAGACCTTGGCAAAAGCGACTTTGGAATAGGTATCAACAAAGGTCTGCTGATAAATTTTACCCACACCTTTAATGTGCCCCACGTAGTAAGTATCCTGAGAGCCGAGATAGCCCGGATGTTGCGTTTCAATTTGTCCATGAGCTTCTCGTTTATCCTGCACTTTTTCTAATGCTTGCAGTTGGGCTTCCGTCAGTAAGTACCCCTCCTGCGCTACTTTGGCTTCCAAGGCAGAAAGGCGTTTCTTGATATTTTCCAGGTCAGATACCGTCTTGCCCATCATGATGCAAGTGCTATTTTTGTATCGAATGGGATGCCTGATTTCAGCACACCATACGCCAGTTGGAGTAATTTGCGCATTGCCGCACAGACGCCCATTTTACCCCCTTTATGGCGTGATACGAGTCGTTGCCACTGTGCTTTCACTATCGGATTACAAGAAAGGGCAGCCAGAGCGGGCATATACAACGCTTTCCTGAGCTCGGTATGACCCCGTTTTGATAGGCGGCTCCGTCCTTTAAATAAACCTGATTCACAAAGTTTTGGGTTAAGCCCGGCATAGGCCACCACTGCCTTACTGTTAGTGAATTTTGACACATTACCCACATACGCCAGCAAACTGGCACTTAGTATTTCACCGATACCAGGAATACTCTCCAGCAACGCTTTATTTTTCTTTAAGTCAGGATCGTTATCGATATGGTTTTTTATTTTTTCTTTGGTGGCCTGGATTTGTTGTTTAAGTGCAGAAATGATTTCAAGCAGTGAGGATTGAACGACATCGTCAGCCACTGATTGCCGATTTTCTTGCATTTGCCTCATTTCCTCTAAACTCTTTAGATGGCGTACTAGCGCGGTTAATTGACGTTCGCTCAAGGGAGGAGGAGTCCAGAGGACAGGTGTATGCAGTGCGCAGTAGCGCACTATCATTTTTGCATCCCCCTGATCCGTCTTGTTCCGACTCAGTTCACTCTCACCAAAGGCATGAATACGTGATGGGTTTTCTAGGCTGACGTCAATGCCATTATCAACTAAGAACATAGCCAGTGGAACACTGTAACTCCCTGTGGCTTCGAGACAAATATGACAATCCCCGTAAGGGATAAGCCATTTCAGTAGTTGGCTAAATCCAGAGGGGGTATTCGGGAATGCTTTTGTTTTATACTTTTTTCTCTCTACCCACACTGCAACATCGAATTTTAATTTGGCAACATCAATACCCACTGCGGTCTTGTCCATGGCTGATTCTCCCATGAAAAACAGATAATTAAATGATCGCCCCGACCTTCCTTATAAATACGTGCTCTTAGCACAAGATACCGTTCGGTCTTACAGGCGACGATAAATATGTCACCGGGGTTTTATCTGACTGCACAAGCTTTAAGCCTAAGGGCGCAAACAAACTCTCCGGTGACATCCCAATGATCAGTTGGGGATCATCAACCTTTGAAAGTTAATAATCAAGATATAAGGGCGCAACCAAACCGAGCGAACACCACTGCCGGAAATCATTATCCCCTGTCGGTTAAGTTCATTCGCCACACGGTGCTGACCATAAGCAGGATAGTCGTAAGCCATATTCACCACCGCTTGTTCTATATGGCTGTAGCCGTATAAATTGATTCAAAACAAAGGGTCAGAAAAGAGAGTGTCGATATCGCATTGTCGTTTCCTACGAAGGGCTTTAGCCTGAGCCCATTTGTGCTCAATTGGGTTGAGGTCAGGAGAATACGTCGGGAGATATTCCAGAATAAAACCGGATTTTTGTCTAGCAGACTGGATATCCTGGCGTTTGTGAAAGCTCACATTATCCATCACGATGACAGCCCCTTGAGGGATTTTTGGCAGTCAGTCTTGGGTTACCCACGCATAACAAATATCGCTATTGATATTATATTCAAAGGCACAAACGGTGGTTAATTTTCCGTTAAGCTGAGCGCCGATGACATTGGTACGCGCTTTAGCGTGCCAATCATGTTGACCGTAACACCGCTTACCTTTAGCTCAATAGCCGTAGAGGCGGGGCATGTCATGAGCAAAACCGCTTTCATCAACGTAAATAATAGGGGTCTCGCTGGCTTCATAGGCCTGGATCTTGATCTGAAAATCTTCTCGGGATTGGGCGTTGGCTTTTGGATGATAAAATGTTTTTTTTATAGCTAAACCCTGCCCGTTTCAACGCATGGCAGATACCTCTAGCGCTCACTCCCATACGTTGGGCTCGCTCGTATTGAGACGCGTCAGGGTAGGTTTCCACATCAAGAATCAACGCCGCTCGAGCTATTTTACTGGCGGGTTTATCACGTGTCAGACAAGGTTCTATTCGTTTAGCCCAGCGCATCAGACTTGCGGTCCCAATACAAAAACGTGTGGCCGTTTGGGCATATGTAAGCTTTTCTTGCTCTTTAATAGCCAATACATGTTGGCGAAATTTTAATGGATAAGTCATCTTGAAATTATACATCAATTTATACAGCCTACGCTATAGGAAAGAATATTGAACAGTCATACAATGAGAACAGATTTTTTTCCTAAAAAAATTGAAAAACCTACGAGAATTAGAAATAGAAATATTATGGGAAGAACAACAAATACGACGAAATCAACAAAATGCAACGGGGCAAAATATTATGTCATTTCCACAGGCTATTCCCTATAGCCTGCTAGGCGATTTAAGCAAGAAGATGCCGGGTATCAGTGATATTACTACCGCTGTGAAGGACTCTATTATTAAGGCAACTGACAAGGCTGTAGAAGAAACTATCAAGATCGGCGGTAAGATAGTAGAAAAGACGGTAGAAGAGGTGACAAAATCCGCAGGTAATATAGCAGAAACCGGTGTAAAATCCGGTATAGCAGCTACCAGTGATGTCGTGAAAACGGGGATAGATACGTTGGGTGATGTAACAAAAACCGGTATAAAAGAAACTGTCAACACCCTTGAGAAAACAACAACAGATCTTGGTAGCGAAGCAATAAAAGCGATGGAAAATCTTACCCTAGGTAAGATCGCCAAGGACATGGCTACCGGGGTATCCATTGCTATAAGGGGAGACAAAAGCGGGGAGATTTCTCAAGGCAATGCCTGCTGTAAGTGTTGTTGTTAATAGGTAACAATTGTGTTTTGAGCGCCTGCCAAACTTACGCCGACACGACGTCGAGGGGTATGGCGCTATTCGGCTTAGCCAACGTAGCAAGGCAGAGCCGATCGACCAAGCCACTGTGTCTGAGAGTTGGCGTGTTAATAGCGCGGCTTAATACACTGTCAGAGGTATACAACGTTAACTGTTGACGAGCACGAGTGATACCGGTATAAAGCAATTCACGGGTTATTATGGGTGAAAAATAATCAGGCAATACCAATGCGGTATGTTCAAATTCTGAACCTTGAGATTTATGTATGGTCATTGCATATGCGGTGCCGTGGCTCGGTAAACGATTCGGCTGTACCGATTTAATAGTGCCATTCGGTAATTGGAAGTGAACCCGTAAATGACCATGAGCATCATATAAGGCGATACCAACGTCACCGTTAGACAATCCCAATGCGCTGTCATTACGTTCGATCATCACTGGACGCCCTGCATACCAGCGACCAGATAACCCCTGTGTGCGTTGTATCAAACCGTTACGCTGCAGCACCTGTTCAATCAGTGGATTTAAGCCCTTCACACCAAATGACCCAGCACGCAATGCACAAAGTAATTGGTAATGATTAAAAGCAGTTAATATTTCAGCCGCATCGGCACCCTGTGCAACCAGTTTAAGATAGGGTTGATAACCGGCAACACTCACCTGTAATAATTGCTGATAATCTATCATATTAGCCAATACAAAGCGTTCAACGTCAGTATAGTTCCCGTTAAGTACCGACAAAGCTTCAAGATATGCGCCGGCATTGACTGCTTGAGCAAGTTGTCCAATACCCGATTTTTTATCAAAACGGTAACTTTTACGTAACAAACACAGGCCATCACTTACCTCGGTTAATCCTGTCGTCAGTGTTTTGCGTTTGCTCATGTCATGAGGATTATTCAACTGCTCTAATGGATAACCCGTTACTCTGGCTAACTGTTCAGCCCGAAAAACACTATAACCTGATTCGACAAAACGGCAAATATCGCCAAAGACCGCTCCCGCTTCTACTGAGGCAAGTTGATCTCTGTCACCAAGAAAAATCACGCGTGCATGAGTAGGCAATGCAGCAATCAATTTCGCCATCATAGGTAAATCAACCATCGAAGCTTCATCTACCACGAGAACATCAAGATTTAATGGATTACCACTGTGGTAACGTAGCCGATGGCGATTGGGCTGAACCCCCAATAAACTATGTAATGTAAAGGCCTGATTGGGGAATAATTTATGCTCGCTTTCGTTAAGTGCCAATTGCTGCCACGCTTTGCCAAGAGATTCGGTTAAACGTGCGGCAGCTTTACCGGTTGGCGCCACCAATTGAATACGTACCCGCTGCTCCCCGTTTAAACGCACTAAAGCAGTCAGTAATTTTGCTACAGTGGTGGTTTTACCCGTTCCTGGCCCACCAGAAATAATCGATATCCTCCGCGTCAACGTCGCGGCCGCCGCTACTTTTTGCCAATCGACTTCATCACCGTTAGTGCCAAAAAGTTGCTCTAAAATATTTTGTAGCAGGATTTCATCAACCCTCTCATTGTTGGCATTACCATTCACAATAAAACGTGCAACATCGCCTTCATTTTGCCACATTCTTTGCAAATAAAGACGGTCATGTTGCAAAACCAGGGGTGTCGGTTGTGAGCCATCGCTGACAGAAAACGAATCTTGTAATGTTTCTCGCCACTGTTGAGTGCTCGGCTCCCCAGCGGCTTTCCACAATGCTTGAGCGAGATCCGATTGACGACCATCAAATAAATGTTGAGGCTGTAAACCTGTTATTGGTAAACAGATATGCCCCGCCCCCGTTTCGGCGCTCAAATAAGCGGCCGTTAGTTGCAGTAAAGCTCGTGCAGCACCAACCCTGTGGTGCTGCTCCTGTGTTACATCTTGCGCTTTAATTTCCATCAACCGCTGACTGTTACGAAACAAGTCGAACAAAGGACAATCATCAGGAGCAATCATACGGGCAAATTGTAGATCCAGTGGGCGTAACAATCGCTCACGGACAGCCCGCTCCAATAATTCCATCATGATGCGATTTTCTCTCTGCTAAACAGACGATCTAAGCCTTCAACTAATTTCAGCTGTGGACGACAGGTAAAAATACCGTTACCTGGATGGTGGTGATCAATACCACGCAAAAAAAGATAGATAACTCCACCAACGTGACGTTGATAATCATAATTTGTTAGACGATGGCGCAAATAACGGTGCAATGCCAAGGTATAGAGCTGATATTGTAAATCATAACGATGTTCAACCATCGCTTGCGCCATCGCACCATGGCTATAAGCCTGACTGTCTTCTCCTAACCAGTTCGATTTATAATCCAGCAGATAAAATTTATCTTGCCAGCAAAATACCAGGTCAATAAAACCTTTCAGCATTCCCTGTACTTGTTGGAAATCCAGGGCAGGACACACGGCTGACAGAGGATCATAGTGTTTTATTAAACTATCCAACTCTCCAGCTTGTAGTATTCTTTTTATCGGCAAATAAAACTGTAACTCTGCCTGTTTATTCATCGGCGCTAACCCCGCCAGTGTTACCCCAGTTTCGTTCAGTGATATATGTACAATATCGCTCAACCACTGATGTAATACCGGCAACCAGACGCTATCAAATCCCTGTTGTAGGGATCGCTCAGCTAACCATTCCATTTCGATTGACTGACTAAAATCAAGCTCCTCCAGTAAAGAATGCAAAAATGTTCCCGGTATTGCACCACGTGGAAAATGGTGAGGAGTTAGGCCTATTGTTGCTGATAAGATTTGTTCACCATTGGTATTACTGTCAAACTTTGGCATTTCCACCCGTGAAGTTGGTGTGAGTTTTGACGCACCCTGTTGTTGCAACCCTGAATAGCTCGTCACTCGCCAATAATCTTGTAACTGACGTGTAAAGTGTTTTGCCGCTAAGGGAGGCATTGTGGTTTTTTGCGGTTGCCATATGTGTTTATCCAACGCACCAACCTGCGATACGATGATATCTTCTCCTTGCAATGCGGCAAGTTTTTCTGCCAGATAACGAGCATCACCGGCTTCCCCACCCTGAACCAAATAGCCTAACGCCGTTTGATGTAGATCGCTATCTCCCTGTTTTTTTCGATTACCTTTTATTAACGGTGCGATCCCGACACTACAATGATAAATTGAACGGGTTAACGCAACATAAAGCAAACGCAAATCTTCCGCCAATCGTTCTTGTTGCGCTAGCTGTTGGCTCTCATCACTGGCGTGTAGATCGAGAATGGCAGTAAAATTTTGCCGATCATGATAGAGATTTGTCGATTGCTGGCGAAAATTACCAATAAAAGGCAACCACACCAAAGAATACTCTAATCCTTTCGATTTATGGACGGTGACGACTTTAACCCGAGGGCGATCACTTTCCAGCCGTAATTGCTGATTTTCAGATTGGCGTTCAGGTTGTGCGATTTGTTGTGCCAGCCAGCGTACCAAAGCATAGTCACTGTCAAGCTGTACTGCTGCTGCCTGTAACAACTCACCTAGATGAAGCAAATCGGTCAAACGACGCTCCCCCCCCGTGCTCACCAATAAATTTTCTGCCAAACGACGTTTGGCGATAATTTCACGCAACATAGGCAAAATACCGCGCCGCCGCCAGTGTTGGCGATAGCCATCGAATTCATCAACCAATGCATCCCAAGCACGTTCATCGTGGTTTAAGTTATCCAATTGTTGCGCATCCAGCCCCAATAGGCTGGTTGCCATCGCACAGCGTAAGGTGCGTTCCTGTTCAGGTGTCAATACCGCCTGTAACAACCAAAAAAGATCTTTGGCTTCCGGTGTGTCAAATACACTGTCCTGGTTAGATAAATAAACCGAGGGGATTGCTAATGCTGTTAACGCGTTTCTAATTAAAGCCGCCTCGGAACGGCTACGTACCAAAATAGTGATATCTGATGCTTGCAATGGACGCATTCCTTGTCTGGTGACCAAATTGGCTCGCCCAAATTGACCGGCGATTAACCAATCACGTATTTGCGTTGCACACCTCTGAGCCATCAGCTGTTGATACTGATATAAGCTTACACCTTCTCCTGGTTGTAACCAGAACTGCAATGCGGGTTGTGCTTCACCATCAATCTGGAAAGCTAATTCGCTGTTTTTCTCCGCCGCAGTTACATTGATAAACGGAATTTGTTCAAATAAAAAGGGCGTTTTGATCTGATTAAATAATCGATTAACGGATTGCACCATGCGATGTGAAGAACGCCAATTGGTCGATAAAGTATAATGCGCGTCTATCGCAGAACGAGCGCGGATATAGGTAAAAATATCCGCACCACGAAAAGCGTAAATGGCTTGCTTGGGATCACCAATCAGCAGTAATCCACAATCTGCCTGAGCCGCATAAATGCGCCGAAAAATCCGATATTGTTGCGGATCAGTATCTTGAAATTCATCGATCATCGCGAGCGGATAACGATGACGAATCGTTTCAGCCAGTAACTCCCCTCCTGTTTGCTGTAACGCGATATCCAAGCGGCTTAATAAGTCATCAAAACCCAGTTCGGCACGCTGTTGTTTTTCCTGCTGTACAGAAGCGCGAATTTCACTGATGGCTTTTGCCATAATGAGGTCCCGCAACGTCAGTGGTTGTTCAAATAAGCGGTCAATGGCCAAAAATAACGTATCCTGTGGTACAGTGCCTTTTTGGCATTTTTCACATAAAACCGATTGACGAAATTTAGTCAGCTCTTTCGGTAAGCTGTAGTCGTCAGTTTTCTGCTCTGCCCATTGCGTCACTATGGCTAGCCAGTTAGGCAGATGCTTACTGTTATAACTCCGCTTATCGACAGCAGAATCGCGGATTAATGCTTCCAGTTTATCGGCTTTTTGTCGCCAATGGGTTTTCAACTCATCGATTTGCATCACTATTTGCTGATGACGACAGCCAATGGTTTCATCATGGGGCACCCTAAGAAACTGCGGTACTTCACCTTGTAAATAAGCAGACAGATCGTTAAGCAATTTTTCGGGGTTGCTCCATTCCTTACTGACTGCTCGTGCTTCAGGCAAGGATAATGGATAACAATGACGTCGCCAAAAATCAGTACAAGCTTGCCGACGTAGTGGTAATTCATCATGAATTAAGGTTTGCTCAAATAGCATGCCAGATTCAAATGCATTAGTCGCTAACATGCGCTGACAAAAACCATGAATGGTATAGATAGCCGCTTCGTCCATCTGGCGCTCTGCGGCCAACAATTGTGCTGCTGCGTCAGCCAGATCGGTGATTTCGCTTAACAACGCCTGCTCCATAGGTTCATCACTAAACCCACGTACACAGGCTATCCACAAGCGATGAATATTACCGCGGATCCTGCTTCTCAATTCTTCGGTCGCGGCTTCGGTAAAGGTAACAACAAGGATTTCTTCTACGGTTAAACAACGAGAATAAGCGGCATCCTTACCCAACCCAAGTAATAAACGTAAATACAATATCCCAATGGTGAAAGTTTTACCTGTCCCTGCAGAAGCTTCGATCAAGCGTTCACCAAAAAGTGGGAGCGTTAGCGGTTCAAGTCGCTGGGGTGTCGTGGCTAAAAGCATTATTTTCAATTTTGAGGTAAAAAGTAAGGCGTGGCACTGGCATCATTCTTCTCCATAACCACATAAAATTAACGCTATTTCTCGTTTTGAGTGCTATTTACAGCTCCTTTAGGTCAAAAGGGCGTCCGTCGTTACGACAAGGAGGGGAGGCCGCAACAGTATATTGCAAATCTTTCCATTCTTTCTGGGTATGAGTGTGTAAAACTAACGCACGCAGCCCCTCTTCAAACTCTTGTGCCAACAAACTATAAATTTCACGATGGCGGGTGGTAAAAACCTGATCGGAAAATTTGTCACTGATAATCACGACTTTGAAGTGAGTCTCGGAGCCTGCCGGCACATCATGACGGAAGCTTTCGTCG carries:
- a CDS encoding IS110 family transposase, coding for MGESAMDKTAVGIDVAKLKFDVAVWVERKKYKTKAFPNTPSGFSQLLKWLIPYGDCHICLEATGSYSVPLAMFLVDNGIDVSLENPSRIHAFGESELSRNKTDQGDAKMIVRYCALHTPVLWTPPPLSERQLTALVRHLKSLEEMRQMQENRQSVADDVVQSSLLEIISALKQQIQATKEKIKNHIDNDPDLKKNKALLESIPGIGEILSASLLAYVGNVSKFTNSKAVVAYAGLNPKLCESGLFKGRSRLSKRGHTELRKALYMPALAALSCNPIVKAQWQRLVSRHKGGKMGVCAAMRKLLQLAYGVLKSGIPFDTKIALAS
- a CDS encoding IS630 family transposase, which produces MKIELTADQKITLEAQHRQSHDRRVCDRIRCVLLSADGWTPPMIAHSQLINETTVRRHLTDYHKLNKLKPENGGSDGYLNAEQTTSLVEHLTQPLYHHNHQIVAYIAGRWNITFTVSGLYKGLKQQGFSYKKPKGVPHKFAVEKQQQFIKTYSELKDAAGNDPILFIDAVHPTQTTKISYGWIRKGQDKTIETTGSRTRLNIMGALNIQNVANPIIRDDETINSENVVHFLSAIRAHYPITTTAHVILEGAGYHRSQLVQDAALTLNIQLHYLPPYSPNLNPIERLWKVMNEQTRNNRYYPSKQSFKNDILNFFEVKLPQMASSLVSRLNDNCQALNPAS
- the orn gene encoding oligoribonuclease: MAENENRLIWIDLEMTGLDPQKDRIIEIATLVTDANLSILAKGPELVVHQSDDQLALMDEWNVKTHTESGLFKRVRESTVTESQAELRTIAFLEEWVPKGKSPICGNSVGQDRRFLFRYMPILEAYFHYRYLDVSTLKELARRWQPEILEGFTKKNNHRALEDICDSVAELAYYREHFIR
- the recD gene encoding exodeoxyribonuclease V subunit alpha, which produces MMELLERAVRERLLRPLDLQFARMIAPDDCPLFDLFRNSQRLMEIKAQDVTQEQHHRVGAARALLQLTAAYLSAETGAGHICLPITGLQPQHLFDGRQSDLAQALWKAAGEPSTQQWRETLQDSFSVSDGSQPTPLVLQHDRLYLQRMWQNEGDVARFIVNGNANNERVDEILLQNILEQLFGTNGDEVDWQKVAAAATLTRRISIISGGPGTGKTTTVAKLLTALVRLNGEQRVRIQLVAPTGKAAARLTESLGKAWQQLALNESEHKLFPNQAFTLHSLLGVQPNRHRLRYHSGNPLNLDVLVVDEASMVDLPMMAKLIAALPTHARVIFLGDRDQLASVEAGAVFGDICRFVESGYSVFRAEQLARVTGYPLEQLNNPHDMSKRKTLTTGLTEVSDGLCLLRKSYRFDKKSGIGQLAQAVNAGAYLEALSVLNGNYTDVERFVLANMIDYQQLLQVSVAGYQPYLKLVAQGADAAEILTAFNHYQLLCALRAGSFGVKGLNPLIEQVLQRNGLIQRTQGLSGRWYAGRPVMIERNDSALGLSNGDVGIALYDAHGHLRVHFQLPNGTIKSVQPNRLPSHGTAYAMTIHKSQGSEFEHTALVLPDYFSPIITRELLYTGITRARQQLTLYTSDSVLSRAINTPTLRHSGLVDRLCLATLAKPNSAIPLDVVSA
- the rsgA gene encoding small ribosomal subunit biogenesis GTPase RsgA, with protein sequence MSKNKLSKGQQRRVQANHQRRLRTDNLSPDDSSFGEAQQGIVISRFGQHADVEASDGVQHRCNIRRTLSSLVTGDRVVWRPGIERQEGIKVKGIVDAIHPRTSVLTRPDLYDGVKPIAANIDQIIVVSAILPELSLNIIDRYLVVCETLKIKPLILLNKIDLLDDAGHKWVDGMMAIYQHMNYPVFKVSSLSGEGMKAFAQVLTGRISIFAGQSGVGKSSLLNALLPATEKQILVNTISDNSNLGQHTTTVSRLYHFQQGGDLVDSPGVREFGLWHLTPQQVTQGFIEFRDYLGHCKFRDCRHLNDPDCALRDAVERGDIAEQRFDNYHRILESLEQMKPRKSFFDD
- a CDS encoding IS630 transposase-related protein, coding for MTYPLKFRQHVLAIKEQEKLTYAQTATRFCIGTASLMRWAKRIEPCLTRDKPASKIARAALILDVETYPDASQYERAQRMGVSARGICHALKRAGFSYKKNILSSKSQRPIPRRFSDQDPGL
- a CDS encoding transposase, encoding MDNVSFHKRQDIQSARQKSGFILEYLPTYSPDLNPIEHKWAQAKALRRKRQCDIDTLFSDPLF